In Arachis stenosperma cultivar V10309 chromosome 1, arast.V10309.gnm1.PFL2, whole genome shotgun sequence, one DNA window encodes the following:
- the LOC130934932 gene encoding pathogenesis-related protein 2-like — protein sequence MAVFTFEDEITSTVPPAKLYNAMKDADSLTPKIIDDVKSVEIVEGNGGPGTIKKLTIVEDGETKFILHKVEAIDEANYAYNYSVVGGVALPPTAEKITFETKLVEGPNGGSIGKLSVKFHSKGDAKPEEEDMKKGKAKGEALFKAIEGYVLANPSQY from the exons ATGGCCGTCTTCACATTCGAGGATGAAATCACCTCCACCGTGCCCCCCGCCAAGCTTTACAATGCTATGAAGGATGCCGACTCCCTCACCCCTAAGATTATTGATGACGTCAAGAGTGTTGAAATCGTCGAGGGAAACGGTGGTCCTGGAACCATCAAGAAACTCACCATTGTCGAGG ATGGAGAAACCAAGTTTATCTTGCACAAAGTGGAGGCAATAGATGAGGCTAACTATGCATACAACTACAGCGTGGTTGGAGGAGTGGCGCTGCCTCCCACGGCGGAGAAGATAACATTTGAGACAAAGCTGGTAGAAGGACCCAACGGAGGATCCATCGGGAAGCTGAGTGTGAAGTTCCACTCGAAAGGAGATGCAAAGCCAGAGGAGGAAGACATGAAGAAGGGTAAGGCCAAGGGTGAAGCTCTCTTCAAGGCTATTGAGGGTTACGTTTTGGCCAACCCTTCTCAATATTAG
- the LOC130972114 gene encoding pathogenesis-related protein 2-like codes for MAVFTFEDEITSTVPPAKLYNAMKDADSLTPKIIDDVKSVEILEGNGGPGTIKKLTIVEDGETKFILHKVEAIDEANYAYNYSVVGGVALPPTAEKITFETKLVEGPNGGSIGKLSVKFHSKGDAKPEEEDMKKGKAKGETLFKAIEGYVLANPTQY; via the exons ATGGCCGTCTTCACTTTCGAGGATGAAATCACCTCCACCGTCCCCCCCGCCAAGCTTTACAATGCTATGAAGGATGCCGACTCCCTCACCCCTAAGATTATTGATGACGTCAAGAGTGTTGAAATCCTCGAGGGAAACGGTGGTCCTGGAACCATCAAGAAACTCACCATTGTCGAGG ATGGAGAAACCAAGTTTATCTTGCACAAAGTGGAGGCAATAGATGAGGCTAACTATGCATACAACTACAGCGTTGTTGGAGGAGTGGCTCTGCCTCCCACGGCGGAGAAGATAACATTTGAGACAAAACTGGTAGAAGGACCCAACGGAGGATCCATAGGGAAGCTGAGTGTGAAGTTCCACTCGAAAGGAGATGCAAAGCCAGAGGAGGAAGACATGAAGAAGGGTAAGGCCAAGGGTGAAACTCTCTTCAAGGCTATTGAGGGTTACGTCTTGGCCAACCCTACTCAATATTAG